Proteins co-encoded in one Novosphingobium sp. PP1Y genomic window:
- a CDS encoding 1-acyl-sn-glycerol-3-phosphate acyltransferase, whose product MEALRSRIFDFAWALWTALFAPVIPLLWLAGSPPRLVRKLTRIWARGVLVELAWIVGLNYVEQGRGHIPHEPCLIICNHQSTWETLAALVLFPDVAIIAKRELLRIPVLGWFLRRSPMIIIDRSDGAAALRTMIEEGTAALADGRSVLIFPEGTRRCPSEPIQFKRGVDLLYKRLGAPALPVVVDSGKFWGVASRRKRRGTITVTYLSLIPAGLSLADFARHGEQQMQAVHAAASLVE is encoded by the coding sequence GTGGAGGCGTTGCGGTCCCGGATTTTCGATTTCGCGTGGGCGCTATGGACAGCGCTGTTCGCGCCGGTGATTCCGCTCTTGTGGCTTGCCGGCTCGCCGCCACGGCTTGTCCGCAAGCTCACGCGGATCTGGGCGCGGGGCGTGCTTGTCGAACTCGCCTGGATCGTCGGGCTCAACTATGTCGAACAAGGGCGCGGCCACATTCCGCATGAACCCTGCCTCATCATCTGCAACCATCAGTCGACCTGGGAGACGCTGGCGGCGCTCGTGCTGTTTCCCGATGTCGCGATTATCGCGAAACGAGAGCTGCTGCGAATCCCGGTGCTGGGTTGGTTCCTGCGCCGGTCGCCGATGATTATCATAGACCGTTCCGACGGTGCGGCGGCGCTTCGGACGATGATAGAGGAGGGCACTGCCGCGCTCGCCGACGGGCGATCGGTGCTGATCTTTCCGGAAGGAACGCGCAGATGTCCGAGTGAACCGATCCAATTCAAGCGCGGCGTCGATCTGCTCTACAAGAGGTTGGGCGCGCCGGCTTTGCCTGTCGTCGTCGATTCGGGGAAGTTCTGGGGTGTCGCTTCTCGTCGCAAACGGCGGGGCACGATTACGGTGACCTATCTTTCCCTCATCCCGGCCGGGTTGAGCCTGGCCGATTTCGCTCGCCACGGCGAGCAGCAGATGCAGGCGGTGCATGCGGCTGCATCGCTGGTCGAATAG